In Paenibacillus sonchi, a single genomic region encodes these proteins:
- a CDS encoding glycoside hydrolase family 125 protein yields the protein MEQFRLPKIPMPELTLPQAVQEVLAEAEEKLAHRPKLLQLFKNCFPNTLETTTKLLDDGTTFIITGDIPASWLRDSVEQVIHYVPLAKNDPDLQRIIGGLIKRHIQYIHIDPYANAFNESANDWHWNTTDVTEMSPWVWERKFEIDSLCFVVRLAYTYWKETGVTDFFNAEFKSALRTIIDLFRREQRHFEQSPYRFTRNNGIPEDSLRNSGLGMPVNYTGMIWSGFRSSDDACDFHYNIPGNMFAVVALRQMQEFAEWVFRDMDLLAELKELEFEVDYGIKLYGIYRHPEFGPIYAYETDGFGNYCLMDDAGTPGLISIPYLGYTTADDPIYQNTRRFALSKENPFYYEGTAAKGIGSPHTPKDYIWHMALSMQGITAQSVEEKLELVALLENTDADTGFMHEGFHADDPSVFTRSWFAWSNSLFSQLVYRMMKDGQL from the coding sequence TTGGAACAATTCAGACTACCGAAAATCCCAATGCCGGAGCTTACGCTGCCGCAAGCCGTACAGGAGGTGCTGGCTGAAGCTGAAGAGAAGCTGGCCCACCGTCCGAAGCTGCTGCAGCTGTTCAAAAACTGTTTTCCCAATACTCTGGAGACGACCACCAAGCTGCTTGATGACGGTACGACCTTTATCATTACCGGAGATATCCCGGCTTCCTGGCTGCGCGACTCTGTGGAGCAGGTCATTCATTATGTTCCCTTGGCCAAAAATGACCCGGACCTCCAGCGCATCATCGGCGGTCTGATCAAACGTCATATCCAGTACATCCACATTGACCCTTACGCCAATGCTTTTAATGAGTCGGCCAATGACTGGCACTGGAACACCACCGATGTCACGGAGATGTCCCCGTGGGTCTGGGAGCGGAAATTCGAAATTGACTCGCTTTGCTTCGTAGTGCGGCTGGCCTATACCTACTGGAAGGAAACCGGTGTTACCGATTTCTTCAATGCGGAGTTCAAGTCTGCTCTGCGTACGATTATTGATTTGTTCCGCAGAGAGCAGCGCCACTTCGAGCAGTCGCCTTACCGCTTTACCCGCAACAACGGCATTCCTGAAGACTCGCTGCGCAATAGCGGACTCGGCATGCCGGTGAACTATACAGGAATGATCTGGTCCGGCTTCCGCTCCAGCGATGATGCCTGCGATTTCCACTACAACATCCCCGGCAATATGTTTGCTGTTGTAGCCCTGCGCCAGATGCAGGAGTTCGCCGAGTGGGTGTTCCGGGACATGGATCTGCTGGCGGAACTGAAAGAGCTGGAATTCGAGGTCGACTACGGGATCAAGCTGTACGGAATTTACCGCCACCCTGAGTTTGGGCCGATTTATGCCTATGAGACAGACGGCTTCGGCAACTACTGCCTGATGGATGATGCCGGAACCCCCGGGCTGATCTCCATTCCGTATCTGGGCTATACCACGGCCGATGATCCGATTTATCAGAACACCAGACGGTTTGCGCTCAGTAAAGAAAATCCTTTCTATTATGAAGGAACAGCAGCCAAAGGCATTGGCAGCCCGCATACACCGAAGGATTATATCTGGCATATGGCCCTGTCCATGCAGGGAATTACCGCGCAATCTGTAGAGGAAAAGCTGGAGCTGGTCGCCCTGCTGGAAAACACAGACGCGGATACCGGCTTCATGCACGAAGGCTTCCATGCCGATGACCCGTCCGTGTTCACCCGCAGCTGGTTCGCCTGGTCAAACAGCCTGTTCTCCCAGCTGGTGTACCGGATGATGAAGGATGGCCAGCTGTGA
- a CDS encoding alpha-amylase family protein, producing the protein MSAGNVILFSDRLFPGYCAAAGQIQEQAQRLGGLQHAAVNAPGARSVRIADAEQLAAALDAAGPGACFINLHAPYFPKEAWSSILAYLQRGGGLLSIGGAPFKVPVRLRNGVWQAEAEQTAYHRQLHIHEALRVDGGRVQSHAALADIPLFAGREGLLAPADTWNLVPHVTKSSDLPEQMGASGPMDTRIYPLLKGISADGREVSAPAVLWEHVGGPFAGARWIFIGQKLTAEHCGDEGLKLLAACAAFAAKGVTELWLKPNYASYEQGERPIVTLQSQQLSRTGAGQESWQLQFTLQKDGAASPCFRHSCAIMAGTEMNFFRLPIPVELEPGLYDLVCHAEAEDGEQRVLRQGFWGYDAALLAQGEPITAGRDYFQKNGRPLPVVGMTYMTSDVARKFLFLPNAAVWNRDMAQMKKAGINWIRTGIWTAYRNIMQVDGHASEEVMRAIDAFLQTAKKHGLQVTFTFFSFTPETWEGRNPYLDPRSVEAQKRFIRSIVARHVHTTHVDWDLINEPSMFDPPRIFSDGPSTAGDSYEQQAFSAWLEQRHGSIAVLQERWNMTPLELPDFASARPPEQAEINFSIQDIHSGKRGTRWLDYCLFSMDMHNVWAKELYGAIKELNPAQLVTVGQDEALGAQRPSPFFYEEAVDYTTVHSWWLNDNLLWSGIFAKTENKPNLVQETGIMYVETPDGRAKRTEEELRSILERKYAYAFAAGGAGAVQWIWNTNFYMDNANESQIGALRADGTEKPEADVSYDFGRFIAEAGDLFAGRKLEDIAVIFPYSNDFSNRKLAYDATTRLTRILSYQLRLPFRGVSEYGLEALEAQPPKLILLPSAHNLDDGAMDKLIAFVERTGAVLLVTGTLGLDAYWQPSERLVELLGARELSNVRREERMKLGGRTFAVSYGQRRIAELVKEVQVRDTAAAHPAEPGDTVMDLPLGKGRLIWCPLPLELNERNEPIAELYRYAAERSAVSAGLEWISGGDLPGVYGRKLDFAGGALYIFVSEYAWDADIEVKDRQTGVSYSFRLEKERSVLFAADKQGQLTSVYRAEETAVTTY; encoded by the coding sequence GTGAGTGCGGGCAATGTGATTCTGTTCAGCGACCGGTTGTTCCCCGGCTATTGTGCAGCAGCCGGACAGATTCAGGAACAGGCTCAGCGCCTTGGCGGATTACAGCATGCCGCCGTCAACGCCCCAGGTGCCCGTTCTGTGCGTATTGCCGATGCGGAGCAGCTGGCAGCGGCATTGGATGCCGCCGGGCCTGGCGCATGTTTCATCAACCTGCACGCTCCCTATTTCCCGAAGGAGGCCTGGAGCTCCATCCTGGCCTACCTTCAGCGCGGCGGCGGGCTGCTGAGCATCGGCGGCGCACCGTTCAAGGTTCCGGTGCGTCTGCGTAATGGCGTCTGGCAGGCGGAAGCCGAGCAGACCGCCTACCACCGGCAGCTTCATATTCATGAAGCGCTGCGGGTGGACGGCGGGCGTGTCCAGTCTCACGCCGCCCTTGCGGACATTCCTCTGTTCGCAGGCCGCGAGGGGCTGCTCGCACCCGCGGACACCTGGAATCTGGTGCCGCACGTGACCAAGAGCAGCGATCTGCCGGAGCAAATGGGCGCAAGCGGCCCCATGGATACCCGGATCTATCCGCTGCTGAAGGGCATCTCGGCGGATGGCCGTGAGGTATCTGCTCCCGCTGTGCTGTGGGAGCATGTCGGCGGCCCCTTCGCCGGAGCGCGCTGGATCTTCATCGGCCAGAAGCTTACGGCTGAACACTGCGGGGACGAAGGCCTGAAGCTGCTCGCGGCCTGCGCGGCCTTTGCCGCCAAAGGCGTCACCGAGCTGTGGCTGAAGCCCAACTACGCCTCCTATGAGCAGGGCGAGCGGCCAATTGTCACCCTGCAAAGCCAGCAGTTGAGCCGCACCGGTGCGGGACAGGAAAGCTGGCAGCTTCAGTTTACCTTGCAGAAGGACGGAGCGGCGTCCCCTTGCTTCCGGCACAGCTGCGCGATCATGGCCGGCACGGAAATGAACTTTTTCCGTCTGCCAATCCCCGTAGAGCTTGAACCGGGCCTGTATGATCTGGTCTGCCATGCCGAGGCGGAGGACGGCGAGCAGCGCGTGCTGCGCCAGGGCTTCTGGGGTTATGATGCCGCACTGCTTGCGCAAGGCGAGCCTATCACAGCCGGGAGGGACTACTTCCAGAAAAATGGGCGTCCGCTGCCAGTCGTAGGCATGACTTATATGACTTCGGATGTGGCCCGGAAGTTTCTTTTCCTGCCGAACGCAGCCGTATGGAACCGCGATATGGCCCAGATGAAGAAGGCCGGGATCAACTGGATCCGCACCGGCATCTGGACCGCTTACCGCAATATCATGCAGGTTGACGGCCATGCCTCCGAAGAGGTGATGCGGGCCATTGATGCTTTTCTGCAGACAGCCAAAAAACACGGCCTCCAGGTGACCTTTACCTTCTTCTCCTTCACACCGGAAACCTGGGAGGGGCGCAATCCTTATCTTGACCCGCGCAGTGTAGAGGCCCAAAAACGGTTTATCCGCTCCATTGTTGCCCGGCATGTTCACACTACCCATGTGGATTGGGACCTAATTAATGAGCCGTCCATGTTCGATCCGCCGCGCATCTTCTCGGACGGACCGAGCACTGCGGGTGACAGCTATGAACAGCAGGCCTTTTCCGCCTGGCTGGAGCAGCGTCATGGCAGCATCGCCGTTCTTCAGGAGCGCTGGAACATGACACCGCTGGAGCTGCCCGATTTTGCATCGGCACGCCCCCCGGAACAAGCAGAAATCAACTTCAGCATCCAGGATATTCATTCCGGCAAACGCGGAACCCGCTGGCTCGATTACTGCCTGTTTTCCATGGACATGCATAACGTTTGGGCCAAGGAGTTATATGGAGCAATCAAAGAGCTCAACCCCGCGCAGCTGGTGACCGTAGGCCAGGACGAAGCGCTGGGCGCGCAAAGACCATCGCCGTTCTTTTACGAAGAGGCCGTAGATTACACAACTGTCCATAGCTGGTGGCTGAACGACAATCTGCTGTGGAGCGGAATCTTTGCCAAAACAGAGAACAAACCGAACCTGGTGCAGGAAACCGGAATTATGTATGTCGAAACCCCCGACGGACGCGCCAAAAGAACCGAGGAAGAGCTGCGCTCCATCCTGGAACGCAAATATGCCTATGCCTTTGCTGCAGGTGGAGCGGGAGCGGTTCAGTGGATCTGGAACACCAACTTTTATATGGATAATGCCAATGAATCGCAGATTGGCGCACTGCGCGCGGATGGCACCGAGAAGCCGGAGGCGGATGTCTCGTATGATTTCGGACGTTTCATAGCGGAAGCCGGGGATTTGTTTGCGGGGCGGAAGCTTGAGGATATCGCCGTTATTTTCCCGTATTCCAACGATTTCTCCAACCGTAAGCTCGCCTATGACGCCACCACCCGGCTGACACGCATTCTGTCCTACCAGCTGCGCCTGCCGTTCCGTGGAGTTTCGGAATATGGCCTGGAAGCGCTGGAAGCCCAGCCGCCCAAGCTGATTTTGCTGCCGAGTGCACATAATCTGGATGACGGCGCGATGGACAAACTGATTGCATTTGTGGAACGCACTGGTGCAGTGCTTTTGGTGACGGGGACGCTGGGCCTCGACGCTTACTGGCAGCCGTCCGAACGTCTTGTGGAGCTTCTTGGCGCGCGTGAACTGAGCAATGTGCGGCGCGAGGAACGTATGAAGCTTGGCGGCAGAACCTTTGCCGTTTCCTACGGGCAGCGCCGGATTGCTGAGCTGGTAAAAGAAGTACAAGTGCGGGATACCGCCGCCGCCCATCCGGCAGAGCCCGGAGACACCGTAATGGACCTCCCTCTGGGGAAGGGACGCCTTATCTGGTGCCCGCTTCCGCTGGAACTGAATGAACGCAACGAACCCATCGCCGAGCTTTACCGCTATGCGGCGGAACGCTCAGCCGTTTCTGCCGGACTGGAATGGATCAGCGGGGGCGATTTGCCGGGCGTCTACGGGCGCAAGCTGGATTTTGCCGGAGGAGCGCTTTACATTTTTGTATCGGAATACGCTTGGGACGCGGACATTGAAGTCAAAGACCGACAGACTGGGGTAAGCTACAGCTTCCGGCTTGAGAAAGAACGTTCCGTACTGTTTGCGGCAGATAAGCAAGGGCAGCTGACTTCTGTGTACAGGGCGGAAGAAACTGCGGTTACAACATATTGA